A portion of the Gossypium arboreum isolate Shixiya-1 chromosome 8, ASM2569848v2, whole genome shotgun sequence genome contains these proteins:
- the LOC108469366 gene encoding phospholipase A1-II 7-like — translation MVKSDMASQWRVLSGENDWDGLLQPLNLDLRHYIIHYGQRAGSVGDLYNQNKHGEFPKDKFFAEAGLEKGNDFKYSVTHYIHAESDIVEPSWFGFVAVTTDEGKAVLGRRDILIAWRGTIHYTEWINDLIANPKSASELFGTGTEAKVHSGFLSLYTGTRSNSAVDNLSARHQVRDALRELMDKYKDEEISITVTGFSLGGALATLNAMDIVANGYNKPSSSLLGANNPCMVTTFTFGSPRVGDCGFKQLFKKLVDHHHLRLLRIRNANDPVHKWPFCTLTHVGKKLTVYSNESPYLKQKWLFGTLACTSNPRPNDYHPNIVTEEEIIASRGLFFNWVADSVSAHNMDVYLHGIAGVQEGTSGFHLEVDLDIALVNKYLDRLKEEHGIPDHWWEGENRKRMVQEANGHWKVKG, via the exons atggttaAGTCCGACATGGCATCTCAGTGGAGGGTACTGAGTGGCGAGAACGACTGGGATGGTTTACTCCAACCACTGAATCTCGATCTCCGCCACTACATTATTCACTACGGTCAAAGGGCTGGTTCTGTTGGTGATCTTTACAATCAGAACAAACATGGTGAATTCCCCAAAGATAAGTTTTTTGCAGAGGCCGGCCTTGAAAAAGGAAATGATTTCAAGTACAGCGTCACCCACTACATTCATGCAGAGTCAGATATTGTTGAGCCCTCATGGTTTGGATTTGTGGCAGTAACAACAGATGAAGGAAAGGCTGTTCTTGGAAGGAGGGACATTTTGATTGCTTGGAGAGGAACCATACATTACACTGAGTGGATTAATGATTTAATCGCTAATCCGAAATCTGCTTCAGAATTGTTCGGGACTGGCACTGAGGCGAAGGTGCACTCCGGTTTCTTGTCTCTTTATACTGGAACAAGGTCAAATTCTGCTGTTGACAACCTCAGTGCTAGACACCAG GTTCGAGATGCCCTAAGAGAACTGATGGACAAATACAAAGACGAGGAAATAAGCATAACTGTTACAGGATTCAGCTTGGGTGGAGCATTAGCGACCCTAAATGCAATGGACATCGTTGCCAATGGATATAACAAGCCCAGCAGCTCCCTACTGGGTGCAAACAACCCGTGCATGGTGACAACTTTCACATTCGGCAGCCCTCGGGTTGGAGACTGTGGGTTCAAACAACTATTTAAGAAACTCGTTGATCATCATCATCTTCGTCTTCTAAGAATTAGAAATGCCAATGACCCGGTTCATAAATGGCCATTTTGTACCCTTACCCATGTGGGAAAAAAGTTGACCGTTTACAGCAACGAATCACCCTACTTGAAGCAGAAGTGGCTTTTCGGAACATTGGCATGTACTTCTAATCCTCGCCCGAAtgattatcatccaaatattgTTACCGAGGAAGAAATAATAGCCAGCAGAGGCTTGTTTTTTAACTGGGTAGCTGACTCTGTTAGTGCCCATAATATGGATGTATACCTGCATGGGATTGCGGGGGTACAAGAGGGAACGTCTGGGTTTCATTTGGAAGTTGATCTTGATATTGCACTGGTGAATAAGTATTTAGACCGCCTGAAAGAGGAGCACGGAATTCCTGACCATTGGTGGGAAGGTGAGAATCGCAAAAGAATGGTTCAAGAGGCTAATGGCCATTGGAAGGTTAAAGGTTAA